CTTAATGAAGAGGTTTGGGAAATTGTTTTTGATGATGATTCTTCTCTTTTAATAAGGGAATTTTACAAAAATGACAAAAAATTCTTTGAGTTCAAAGTCGGTAATAGCGATCGTATCTATAATCTTAGTTCTATATTTTCCGATTGAATCATTTGCTGCTAGAAAAGTTTCTAAAATTCCGGGTACTGATTCAGTTAATTTGGTATGGGATAGCGATAAAGATTTAGTTAAAAACTTTAGGAGAGAAGGTAATAACTATGCTTTTAAATCAAATATTAGAACCATTTTAGAACATTCGCCAACTGGTGCAACGCGTGCTGGCGTACCTACAATTTTTGAAGCTTCAGTCTCCCGAAAAGCCGTACTATCAGGCGCATTTCGCCTTGTAAAAGCAGGTGCAAAACTTGCTTTAAAAGCTGCTCCATACGTTGGAGCTGCATCATATGCATATGATGCCTATCAACTCGTAAATCCTACATTAGAATCAGCAGGTTATCATTATTCTGCAAATGCCGATACATATCTTAAAGTTTATGATAATGCGCTTTGTTTAGGTAAATTTATGAGTCAACCCGGTTATTACTCCTGTGTTGGCGTAGATTCTTCCGTAATGCTTGCTCTTTCAAAGGGGGGAAAATCAGCAAAAGATGCTCAAACCCTCCTAACAATGCAAGTTCAATCCGACTATGAAAAAATTCATAAAGGTTTAATGGATCAATATTTCGGGGATGAATATGCTAGAACGTCTCCAAAATGTAGATGGAATGGCTGGGGGGTTAGTTGCCATATTCAAACCTTATCAATTGCATATGGTTTTATAAAAAATTACAGCGAAGAACTTACTCCCGATAAGTTTTTAGAAATTGCTACAAATACAATAGATTCAAATCCTACCCCTTTTGTTGAAGGAACTGGCAAACCTGAATATAAAGAAAATATCAAAGTTCCTGCCGGTACAGTCGTAACCATTGGCCCTGTAACCCCTGAAAACGGTAAGCCGGTGCAAATTACCATAACTTTCGGTCAAGATTCAAACGGCAATACAACGGCAAATGTTTCAACAACTCAACGACCTGATCTTGATCCAGGTAGCCCAGAAGCACCTAAATCTAAACCTGACGGTAATCCCGACAGTAATCCCGATGGAAAGCCCGATAAAAAACCTGACGGTAATCCCGATGATAAGCCTGATAAACGTCCAGATGATAAACCTGATCCGGATGATGATCCATCTGATAAAGATAAAAGAAAAGAAGATAAAAAAGATGATAAGAAAGAAGAATCAAAAGGCTTACTTTGTGATTTTTTTCCAGACATTTTAGCCTGTGACAAAATGGGCAAACCTGAAAAAGGTATGTTTGATGATATTAAAATTCCACAGGTAACTGATGAAAAAACGTGGGATAGTGACAATTTCTTGCCGCCAAATGGCGTTTGTCCTCAACCCAAAAGTTTCAACATTTGGGGAAGACCGGTACAAATAAGTTATGAACCGCTCTGCGTTTTCATGGAAAAAGTTCGTTTTGCCGTTCTACTTGGATTCATTATTATGTCTGCCTTTATCGTTTTCGGCTCTTTGAGAAAGGGATAATATGCCGCTGCTCGCCGGATTGATTCCTCTTTTAGGAATCCTGTTAAAAATGCTCATTGTCAGAATAATTATTGCTACTGGCATGACGTTTGTGACATATGCAGGCTATATGATTGCGCTAAACAAATTTAAGGATTACACCCTAAATGCCATAAATTCCATGTCGTCTGATATTCTTAATTTACTTTTAATCGGTGGTTTTGGCCAAGGTCTCGGTTATTTATTCGGTGCATTCAGTTTTTATATTGGAATGAATACATTAAGTAAATTAACTTTTGTTATGCCAAGGTAGCCTTATGATTTATTTGTTTACAGGAAACATGGGTACGGGCAAGACTTCGCGCGTCGTGTCCATGATTCTGAACAATGAAGACGGTTTGTTCAAAATGAAACTAGAAGATGGTACTGAAGTAGATCGCCCGCTCTATTTCTGCCATATTGACGGTTTGGATAAACGCAAATTCAATGCCCATGAACTCACTGAAGAAGAAATCATGTCTGCACCGTTGCGCGATATTATTCCGCAAGGCGCCGTCTTGATTGTAGATGAAGCACACTATACCTATCCTGTTCGCGCTGCCGGTCGTCCTGTTCCGCCCTATATCCAAGAATTAACTGAACTCCGCCATCACGGCCATACAGTTATTTTGATGACACAGCATCCAAGTCAGCTTGATGTATTTGTGCGTAATCTTGTGTCAAAACATACACATCTTGAACGAAAAGCCGTGGGGATGAAGCAGTATTCTTGGTATAAATGTGTAACAAGTTTGGATAATCCCGCCGGTGTCAGCGGTGTTGAATCAGCTAGTTGGAAACCGCCTAAAGATGCCTTTAAGTATTACAAATCATCCAGCCAGCATCAGAAGTTTAAAAAGAACATTCCGCTTGCTGTTTGGGCTTTGATAGGTATATTTGCTTTCATGGCTTGGAAAGGTTTCAACGTCTATCAGATTTATAAACAAGGTAGCGGCCAATCTGAAGTAGTTCAATCTGTTTCTGATTCGTCTGCAAGTGAACCGCAGGCAATTACAGAAACTGACCAATTCAAAAGTACACAAGATATAAATTCAAATCTTAAGCCTGAAGATTTTGTACCTACTCTAGCCGAAAAACCTGAAAGCAAGCCCATTTATGACAATGTAAGACAAGTTAAAACCTTTGAATACATCGCCGGTTGCGTTGAAGGTGGTAATAGTGGCTGTACTTGTTATAGCGTTCAAGGAACACCGCTTAAAGAAATCACTAAGGCAATGTGCAAAGATTATGTCAAAAATGGCTTGCCTTTCAATCCGTATAAGGACGAACAACAACAGGCAGCACAACAGTCACAAACGGCACCGCAGACAGCCTACACGCCTGAAAATGGACAAGTTCTTACAATGGGCGGTAAAAGCCCTAAAAACCTGATGTATGATGGTTATGTCGAAGCAGGAGAAACAACCGGATTCCAAAACGGTGCAAAGGTCGGCAGTTAAGAGATATTTATTTAATTGTTGATGTAGCCTAAGCGGAATCAACGGTTAAATAAATATCAACGGGGTGCGGGAACTCCCGCCTTTTTGAAATTGGGTAAATTAAATTGAAACCTGTAAATCGTTTTATTTGAGGCGGTTTACAGGTTTTTGTTTAAGCGCAAAACAAAAGCCTGGGCGGTTTAGACAGTATAACGGCCAAAGTTAAAAACTGACGAAAAGAAATGTCGAACCGTCCAATTACCTTAAAGATTGAATATCATCATAGCCATTTTAGGCTGAATAGATAAGGAAAATGAAAAATGAATGTAATAGGGTTGGACGTGTCGAAAGACACGATAGATGCAACGTTGATTACAACTAAAGGAAGCAAAGACTATATAAAAATATCCAATAATATACAAGGATTTGAGAATCTGATTAATTGGATAAAAACAAAACGAATTAGAAAAATTGCCATAAGCATGGAAGCAACAGGCATTTACTACGAACAGGTGGCAGAATATTTGAGCGCACTATATACCGTTTATGTTATTAATCCCTTAAAAATCAAAGAATACGCAAAAAGTCAGTTCAGCAATACCAAAACAGACAAAGCAGATTCAAAACTTATTGCCGAATTTGCAAACCGACACTTAGACAAACTGACACCGTTTAGGCCGTCTGAAAATCCCATACTCTATAAGCTGGTTAATCTGCTGCAACAACTAAAAGAACAGCAAAAAGAAACACAAAACAGGTTGCATACCGCAAAAGACATATACATAAAATCAACCCATGAAGCAATCATAGAACTGCTTGAAGAAAAAATAGATCAGACATCAAAGCGGATAGAAGGCATGATAAAGCAGAAAGAAAGTCTAAATATCGAATATCAAAACCTGCAAACCATACCGGCAATAGGAAAAGAAACCGCAGTGATACTACTAAGACACCTGACAGATAAAAATTTTGAAACAGCGAATAAATTTGTAGCCTTTGCCGGTCTAAGTCCAAAAATTGAACAATCAGGGACAAGTGTCAATAAAAAAGGCCGATTGAGCCGATACGGACACCGCCAATTAAAACGCGCCTTGTTTATGCCTGCCCTTGTTGCCTACCGCATGAATGCATTTCCTCAACTTGTAAGCAATTTGGAAGCGGCAAAAAAGCCTAAGATGATAATCATCGTTGCACTAATGCGGAAATTGGCGAAAATCGCCTTTTATATACACAAGACTAAAAAGCCGTTTGATAAAGCGCGACATCAGACGGTTTAACGAATTTATACAAAACAAAACGGCTGTAAAACAGCCGTTCTTTGTCGTTTCTGTTGGAAATGCAATAACTAAATACCAATTAAAGACAGAAACATATGAAATTAACTTATTTTAATAATTGACAGGTCAATATATCATCTTTTCGTACAACTGGATATTAGAAATATATGCCCCTCTTAATTCAGACGGCCTTTTTACTTTCCAAATATTCCGACAAACCGCGCTCGCGCAAAATACAGCTTGGGCATTCATGACAACCACCGACCACGCCGTTATAACAGGTATGCGTATGCTCGCAGATATAATCCAACGCACCCATTTCATCCGCCAATGCCCAAGTTTGCGCTTTGGTTAAATACATCAAGGGCGTATGGATTTGAAAAGCGTAATCCATGGCCAGATTCAGCGTAACATTCATCGACTTGACGAACACATCGCGACAGTCGGGATAACCGGAAAAGTCGGTTTCGCACACACCGGCAATGATATGGCGTATCCCCTGCCCTTTGGCGTAAATGGCGGCGTAAAGCAAAAACAAAGCATTGCGTCCATCTACAAATGTATTGGGCAGGCCGTCTGAAGCTGTTTCAATGGATGCCGTATCATCCATCAAGGCGTTATGCGTAATCTGTTGCATCAGGCTCAAATCGAGTACTCTCTGCTTTACGCCCAAATCTTGGGCAATCCAACGCGCTCGCTCCAATTCGATGGCGTGGCGTTGCCCATATTGAAAAGTGATGGCCTGCACATTTTCACGGCCATATGTTTGAATTGCCTGAATCAGGCAGGTTGTTGAATCCTGCCCGCCCGAAAAAATAACGAGTGCCTGCTGTTTTTCCATAGTAAATTCCTAGTTTTGTTAACGCGGGAGGTTTGCGAACCGCGTGATTCGAAGATTGACGGATTATAACGGATTTCGTCTATAATCACGGCACTTCATTTTCTTTTATATAGCATAATTATGAGCATCTACGCCCTGAAACCAAAATTTCAAAACCTGTTGCGCCCCATGGTTAAGCGACTGTATCAAAAAGACATTACTGCCAATCAGGTCACCCTGTTTGCCTGCACCGTTTCCATTTTGATCGGTTTGCTTTTAGCATTGTTTGCAGGTGTATCCACATTATTCTGGCTTTTGCCGATTTGGTTGTTTGTCCGTATGGCATTGAATGCGATGGATGGCATGTTGGCACGGGAATTCGGCCAACAATCGGCATTAGGCGGCTATTTGAATGAAATCACCGATATTGCCGCCGATGCTGCTTTGTATCTGCCTTTTGCCTTTATCGCGCCCTTCGGCGGCGTGCAAATTGCCCTGTTTATTTGGCTGGCGGCAATGACCGAGTTTTGCGGCGTTTTGGGACAAGTTCATGGCAACGGCCGTCGTTATGACGGACCATTCGGCAAAAGCGACCGCGCATTCTTTATCGGCGCATTGGCCGTATGGTATGCAATCGCCGGCAGCTTCCATTCGACTTTCTATATCCTTATGTGGCTGGCCTGCGCGGCATTGGTTTACACCTGCTACAAACGTGTCATCAATGGCTTGAAGGCCGTCTGAAACTTGCCCACTTTTTTGGGTTAATCATCATTGATTAGAGTATTTAAACCCATCCTCTGTTTTACTGAAAACAAAAAGGCCGTCTGAAACCATAAAGTTTATGGTTTCAGACGGCCTTTTATCCATCCGCCAAGATAACTTACTGTTTACCCAGCTGACTGTAATCTACCAACATATACTTGGCAGTAATTTTCTGTGAAGCATTGCCTTCATCGCCCATCAGAATCATCTGCGGCTTGCCGTTAACGGTAATCGAATCGACGGCTTCAACGTTGGTGATGTGTTGCAGATTAGGCAGAGAGATTTTTTGCGGTTCATCGGTCGGATTACCGCTCCAAGTCCACAGTTGTGAGAATTTCTGTCCATTCTCATCCTTCACTTCATTGGCGATCACGTAAGTTTTCAACACAGGATCATAGTTGAGGGAACGGATACCGCCGCCATCAATATCAATCACCGCTACTTCATCAAACTCAGGTTTGGCTTTGCGCTCGAACACATCTTTCGGATTGCTGATAAACGCAACTAAAGCCATGTTGTTGAACTCAGGATTGCTGATAAACGCAACCAAAGCCATGTTGTTGAACTCAGGATCACGGAATCCCAAAACAAGACGTTTTTTCACCGGATCAAACGCCATGCCCTCAATATTGATTTCTTCAAAAGAAACCTCTGCCTTGGTTCGCTCACGAATCAAATCATGCAGCTTGTGATCGGTTTCCAAAACCTGCGTCAGATTGTCGTAGCTGGTCAGCCCCAATACATTGCCGTCTTGGATTTTAAATCGCATCAGGTGTTCGCGGTCAGGCGAACGGTTGCCTTTACGGGTGCGTGAGTGTGAAGTCAGCGCGTAGATAAAGCCTTCATCGTCGCGTGCCAAAGCCTCCAAGTCGCTGAGACGGCGTTTGAAACCGGTAATCACACGCGTATCCAATGCCTCGTCCTCCACAAACCTGCCGGTTTTATCAATGCTGATGATACTGAACGCATGGTTGGGTTCGTCTTCCGCAATCAGCAACTTACCATCCGGAAGCTGTTGTAAAGCAGAAGGCTCAAATACGCCGTTAAACATCATGTACGCGCTGCCTGCATTTTGCCGATACGTTCCGGCGAAGCAGAAAGCAATACAAACACGATAGACGCGGCGGCAGTAATCATAAACGTACTGGCCGGAATCAAAAACTCGGGCGACGATGAAAAAATAAACACGCCCGAAATCATCAGCGCAGAAACAATAAAACCATTCAGCGAAATCATAATATTCGCTTTGGTTGCCGCCAGCGCCAACAACTCCATCTCCGAGCGTACGACGTTACGAAACATGGTTTCCACGCCCTTATTCGTACTCAACAGATCAGACGCATTCAAATCCTCGGCTTTATTTTTTTCTTCTTCGCCTTGTCTTTTTTGCGTTTGGCTTTCTTCTCACTTTTTTCAGACGGCATCTCAGGATGTTCAACCACTTCCTGACCTTCTACCGTTTCCTGAATTTCTACCGCGTCAGCCACAACCTCAACTTCATTTTCAACCACACCGTTTTGACTGTGATCCCAAAAATCAGCATCCTGTTGGGATTTGGCAGCTGCGCCGTCGTTTAAAGGTTGTTCTTGGTCGCCCATCTGCTTCGGCTGACCATCTTCTTTCCAATCATTCAAACTCATATCATGACTCCCAACATCAAACACTTTGAACTACATGGAAAATAAAAAACATATTTAGTTCATTTATTTCAGGTAATTTACATGCTGTTTACATTCTTTAAATGCCTAAATAGCAAACTGTCGCAGGACCAAAAGCCCTGCGACAATCTACTTTATATCGAAATATTAATAATCGATGCGCTCTTTGATAATTTGCAAATCAGGATACGACAAAACAATGTCGTACTCACGGCCATTTTTAAAAGCCTCAACCTCCAACACAGGCTGACCTCGACGGCTATCGGCATCAACTTCGTGAACTTGATAGCCGCGTTGTTCCAACATTCTTACGGCTTTAGCACGGTTTTGCTCGAAGTTTTTGTCGCTGTAGATTTTGTGTTCGATGTAATCGCTGGCACCGGCAGTAGCGGCAGACAAAGCAACGATGGCGGTCAATAAGAATTTTTTCATGTTTGATTTCCTTTTAAAATGTGTATTCGGGTTTCGATGGATGTATTAAAACATGACAAAATTAGCAGTTAATTAGTGCTTAGTTAAATGCAGTAAAGGCCGTCTGAAAACTGCTCAGACGGCCTTGATCCTTAGCCATCAAATTTCAAACATATTGCCCAAATGTAAATCCGGATGGTTAGAAACGATGAAAAACCTGCAGCGAATATTCACCCTACAAATGGACAAATCATGAACAAATTTTGCGAAATCACCTTTTGCCAACAAATCAGCAGCAACAAACAACACAACCAAGATGCCCTTTTTAACGGCGAACAAGTGTTTCAATATAAACTCAAAACCGCTGAAACACGTCTTGAAACCCGTCCACGCTTTATCATTGGTATAGCTGATGGCATTTCCAATAGCAATCATCCCGAAAAAGCCAGCAAATCAGCCATGCACCTATTAAGCCGTACAGCCAAACTCAGCCGTCAAACCATCCATCATGTACAAGCCGCTTTATCTCAAGAGCTGGCAGAGGATTATTTTGGT
This genomic interval from Neisseria flavescens contains the following:
- a CDS encoding IgG-binding virulence factor TspB family protein, with protein sequence MTKNSLSSKSVIAIVSIILVLYFPIESFAARKVSKIPGTDSVNLVWDSDKDLVKNFRREGNNYAFKSNIRTILEHSPTGATRAGVPTIFEASVSRKAVLSGAFRLVKAGAKLALKAAPYVGAASYAYDAYQLVNPTLESAGYHYSANADTYLKVYDNALCLGKFMSQPGYYSCVGVDSSVMLALSKGGKSAKDAQTLLTMQVQSDYEKIHKGLMDQYFGDEYARTSPKCRWNGWGVSCHIQTLSIAYGFIKNYSEELTPDKFLEIATNTIDSNPTPFVEGTGKPEYKENIKVPAGTVVTIGPVTPENGKPVQITITFGQDSNGNTTANVSTTQRPDLDPGSPEAPKSKPDGNPDSNPDGKPDKKPDGNPDDKPDKRPDDKPDPDDDPSDKDKRKEDKKDDKKEESKGLLCDFFPDILACDKMGKPEKGMFDDIKIPQVTDEKTWDSDNFLPPNGVCPQPKSFNIWGRPVQISYEPLCVFMEKVRFAVLLGFIIMSAFIVFGSLRKG
- a CDS encoding DUF2523 domain-containing protein yields the protein MPLLAGLIPLLGILLKMLIVRIIIATGMTFVTYAGYMIALNKFKDYTLNAINSMSSDILNLLLIGGFGQGLGYLFGAFSFYIGMNTLSKLTFVMPR
- a CDS encoding zonular occludens toxin domain-containing protein; its protein translation is MIYLFTGNMGTGKTSRVVSMILNNEDGLFKMKLEDGTEVDRPLYFCHIDGLDKRKFNAHELTEEEIMSAPLRDIIPQGAVLIVDEAHYTYPVRAAGRPVPPYIQELTELRHHGHTVILMTQHPSQLDVFVRNLVSKHTHLERKAVGMKQYSWYKCVTSLDNPAGVSGVESASWKPPKDAFKYYKSSSQHQKFKKNIPLAVWALIGIFAFMAWKGFNVYQIYKQGSGQSEVVQSVSDSSASEPQAITETDQFKSTQDINSNLKPEDFVPTLAEKPESKPIYDNVRQVKTFEYIAGCVEGGNSGCTCYSVQGTPLKEITKAMCKDYVKNGLPFNPYKDEQQQAAQQSQTAPQTAYTPENGQVLTMGGKSPKNLMYDGYVEAGETTGFQNGAKVGS
- a CDS encoding IS110 family transposase gives rise to the protein MNVIGLDVSKDTIDATLITTKGSKDYIKISNNIQGFENLINWIKTKRIRKIAISMEATGIYYEQVAEYLSALYTVYVINPLKIKEYAKSQFSNTKTDKADSKLIAEFANRHLDKLTPFRPSENPILYKLVNLLQQLKEQQKETQNRLHTAKDIYIKSTHEAIIELLEEKIDQTSKRIEGMIKQKESLNIEYQNLQTIPAIGKETAVILLRHLTDKNFETANKFVAFAGLSPKIEQSGTSVNKKGRLSRYGHRQLKRALFMPALVAYRMNAFPQLVSNLEAAKKPKMIIIVALMRKLAKIAFYIHKTKKPFDKARHQTV
- the queC gene encoding 7-cyano-7-deazaguanine synthase QueC, whose translation is MEKQQALVIFSGGQDSTTCLIQAIQTYGRENVQAITFQYGQRHAIELERARWIAQDLGVKQRVLDLSLMQQITHNALMDDTASIETASDGLPNTFVDGRNALFLLYAAIYAKGQGIRHIIAGVCETDFSGYPDCRDVFVKSMNVTLNLAMDYAFQIHTPLMYLTKAQTWALADEMGALDYICEHTHTCYNGVVGGCHECPSCILRERGLSEYLESKKAV
- a CDS encoding CDP-alcohol phosphatidyltransferase family protein, with amino-acid sequence MSIYALKPKFQNLLRPMVKRLYQKDITANQVTLFACTVSILIGLLLALFAGVSTLFWLLPIWLFVRMALNAMDGMLAREFGQQSALGGYLNEITDIAADAALYLPFAFIAPFGGVQIALFIWLAAMTEFCGVLGQVHGNGRRYDGPFGKSDRAFFIGALAVWYAIAGSFHSTFYILMWLACAALVYTCYKRVINGLKAV
- a CDS encoding PepSY domain-containing protein, which encodes MKKFLLTAIVALSAATAGASDYIEHKIYSDKNFEQNRAKAVRMLEQRGYQVHEVDADSRRGQPVLEVEAFKNGREYDIVLSYPDLQIIKERIDY